In the genome of Eggerthella sp. YY7918, one region contains:
- a CDS encoding RluA family pseudouridine synthase, whose protein sequence is MSRLLSHTVAAEDAGQRLDTLLATRGLYPSRSAAARAVDEGAVYVNGAAVPKKQTLCAGDTIVYEVEDTMAPGPLSGQAIDLDIRFEDDHLIVLSKQAGLVCHPSVDHDDGTLVNALIYHCGADRLCNVQGQDDRLGIVHRLDRDTTGLMLAAKDDETGYALMADIRDRAVDRRYLALVHGVIAHDTGMIDAPIARAVNERTRMAVREAPSAREAITTFRVLERFDHEGDDNGYTLVDCKLFTGRTHQIRVHMEYAKHPLVGDPVYTVHAPKTSSADLGLTRQFLHSFQLAFTHPVTGEELRFYDGLPEDLQSVLDSLSPRSQGRTEAGEEVFAQLREARG, encoded by the coding sequence GTGAGTCGTCTGCTCAGTCATACCGTTGCTGCCGAGGACGCGGGGCAACGCCTCGATACACTTCTGGCGACGCGTGGTCTGTATCCCAGCCGCAGCGCCGCAGCACGTGCGGTTGACGAGGGTGCTGTGTATGTGAACGGCGCTGCTGTGCCCAAAAAGCAGACGCTGTGCGCGGGAGATACCATCGTCTACGAAGTCGAGGATACGATGGCGCCCGGACCGCTTTCCGGGCAGGCCATCGATCTTGATATTCGCTTTGAAGATGACCATCTTATCGTGCTTTCAAAGCAAGCTGGACTCGTTTGTCACCCGTCGGTCGATCATGACGACGGCACGCTTGTCAACGCGCTCATCTACCACTGCGGAGCTGATCGCCTTTGTAATGTGCAGGGACAAGACGATCGCCTGGGCATTGTCCATCGTCTCGACCGTGATACAACGGGGCTTATGCTCGCTGCGAAAGACGACGAGACCGGTTATGCGCTCATGGCCGATATCCGCGACCGTGCGGTCGATCGGCGTTATTTGGCGCTGGTCCATGGCGTGATTGCGCACGATACGGGGATGATTGACGCTCCCATTGCCCGCGCTGTCAACGAACGCACGCGCATGGCCGTGCGCGAGGCCCCCTCGGCGCGCGAAGCGATCACGACGTTTCGGGTGCTTGAGCGCTTCGATCACGAAGGGGACGACAACGGCTACACGCTGGTCGACTGCAAGCTGTTCACCGGCCGCACGCATCAGATTCGCGTGCACATGGAATACGCCAAACATCCGCTTGTGGGGGACCCGGTGTACACCGTCCACGCACCGAAGACGTCTTCTGCCGATCTCGGTCTCACGCGGCAGTTTCTCCATTCGTTTCAACTTGCCTTCACGCATCCCGTCACGGGCGAAGAGCTGCGTTTTTACGACGGTCTGCCGGAAGATTTGCAAAGCGTTCTTGACTCCCTCAGCCCGCGCAGCCAGGGTCGCACCGAGGCAGGCGAAGAAGTATTCGCCCAGCTCCGCGAAGCGCGTGGCTAG
- the lspA gene encoding signal peptidase II: MDGRTRVTAAIGAEEASRQEKRTSRSRNLAILLAVGLVWFGLDMLTKSWINGSYEVGQTVVGPILGLVQFTLVHNTGMAWGMFGDSTTALGVMSLVVCCVLIVYLLALSPRASVAEAVGIALVVAGGLGNALDRFTLGYVVDFIEPVFIDFPVFNVADIGVTCGFVLFLGGLLLRERREAARERALMNGDASQDSQGPDLP; encoded by the coding sequence TTGGACGGGCGCACGCGCGTGACGGCAGCAATCGGGGCCGAAGAGGCATCCCGGCAGGAGAAGCGCACATCGAGGTCTCGTAACCTGGCGATTCTTCTGGCGGTAGGCCTGGTGTGGTTCGGCCTTGACATGCTGACAAAATCTTGGATCAACGGATCCTACGAGGTGGGTCAAACGGTTGTGGGTCCGATTCTCGGGCTTGTACAGTTTACTCTGGTGCACAACACCGGCATGGCGTGGGGCATGTTTGGCGACTCCACAACAGCGCTCGGCGTCATGTCACTCGTGGTCTGCTGTGTTTTGATCGTTTACTTGCTGGCGCTTTCTCCTCGGGCGAGTGTTGCCGAGGCGGTGGGCATTGCGCTGGTGGTGGCCGGCGGCTTGGGAAACGCGCTCGATCGCTTTACGCTTGGTTACGTGGTGGATTTTATCGAGCCGGTGTTTATCGATTTTCCGGTGTTCAATGTGGCCGATATTGGTGTGACCTGTGGGTTCGTGCTGTTTTTAGGGGGACTTCTGCTGCGTGAGCGTCGCGAGGCAGCCCGCGAACGCGCCCTGATGAACGGCGATGCTTCCCAAGACTCCCAAGGACCCGACCTCCCGTGA